The DNA window GGTCTGCTCACCGCGGACGCGGACGCCGACCTGCTCAAGCGGGAGAGCTGGGTGAAGACGCCGGATCCGATCTTCGTGACGAACGAGAAGACCAAGCGGTACGGCCCGGGCCACAACTCGTTCACGGTGGCCGAGGACGGGAAGACCGACGTGCTGGTCTACCACGCCCGCGACTACCGGGACATCACCGGCGACCCGCTCTACGACCCGAACCGGCACACCCGCGTGCAGAAGCTCTACTGGCATGAGGACGGGACGCCGCTGTTCGGCATCCCGGTCGGCGACGGCGGCCCGATCGTCCGCCTCTCCCCCGCCGACGCGCCGCGCTGGTTCGTCCGGCACACCGGCGACGAGGTGAAGACCGAGAAGGCGCCGCGTGACCTGGAGAAGACCCAGTTCCGGTTCGTCGCGGCGGCCGACGGCACCGAGACGATCCAGTCGGTCGACGAGCCCGGCCGGTTCGTCACGGTCACCGGCACGACGGTGTCGCTCTCGGCGACCGGCACGCCTGTCACCCGGGTCGCGTCCCGCCAGGGCGTGACGATCCGGGTCGCTCCGGGCCGGTACCTGCGGCACGTGAACGGCGCTCTCACGGTCTCCGACAAGGCGACCGCGTTCCGGCTCAGCTGATCATCGGGGGACGTCCGGCCCAGGGCCGGACGTCCCTACTTTCCGGTGATCCTTCTCGCGGCCCGGAAACAGGACTTTCGTACTCCTCTTTTCGTAGGGTCGACGCGTGCGACTGAACCGCTCCACCGACATCGGTCTGCGGATCCTGATGCTGGCGGCCACCCGCGACGACCTGCTCACCATCGACGAGCTCGCCGACTCGCTGGCCGTTCCGCGCAGCCACCTCGCCAAGGTGGTCCAGCGCCTGCAGCACCGGGGCCTGCTCGACACCGTCCGGGGCCGGGGCGGTGGCGTCCGCCTCGCCGCCGCGGCCGCCGACGCGCCGGTGGGGCGCCTGGTCCGCGACCTCGAGGGCGAGACCGAGGTGGTGGACTGCCAGGGTGAGCCGGCCTGCCCGCTCAGCGGCGGCTGCCGGCTCCGGGGTGCGCTCCGCGTCGCGCAGGAGGCGTTCTACGCCTCCCTCGACCCCCTCACGATCGGCGATCTGGCCGCCCCACCGGTCCGCCAGACGCTGCTGACCCTCGGCCGCTATCGCGGCGATTGAGAGGAACCACCCCATGCTGTCCGCATCCAGCGCCCCGGTCATCGAGGCCACGCTTCCCGTCGTCGGCGAGCACCTCGAAGCGATCTCCGGCGTGTTCTACGAGACGATGATCGGGGAGAACCCCGAACTGCTGAACCTCTTCAGCCGCAGCGCCCAGGCCACCGGCGAGCAGCGCAGCGCTCTCTCCGGCGCGGTGGCCGCCTATGCCGCCCACCTGATCGGGCAGGGACCGCGGGGCGCCGCCTTCGAGCACGTCGTGGACCGCATCGCGCACCGGCACTGCGCCCTCGGCATCCGCCCCGAGCAGTACACGATGGTCGGCAGGTACCTGCTGCGCGCGGTCGGCACGGTCCTCGGCGACGCGGTCACGCCGGAGGTCGGCGCTGCCTGGGACGAGGTCTACTGGCTGTTCGCGGCGCAGCTGATCGGCCGCGAGGCCCGGCTCTACGCCGAGGCCGGGGTGGACGGCGTGGACCCCTGGCGGGAGTACGTCGTCGCCAACACGATCGCCGAGGCGCACGACACCGTCTCGTTCGTCCTCACTCCCGCGGACGGCGGCCCGGCGCCCGACTTCATGCCGGGACAATATGTCACCGTAAATGCGGAACTGCCGGGGGACGGGCGGCAGCTGCGCCAGTACTCCCTCTCCCAGGCCGCCACCGGCGGCACCCTGCGGATCACCGTGCGCCGGGTCCCCGGCGGGGCCGTCTCCGGCCTCCTGCACGACCACGTGAAGCCGGGTGACACGCTGCGGCTCAGCCAGCCGTACGGCGACCTCGTCCTGCGCCCCGGCGACGCGCCGTTGCTGCTGATCAGCGCCGGTGTCGGGATCACCCCGATGGCCGCCATCCTGGAACACGTCGCGCGCACCCAGCCGACCCGCGAGGTCGTCGCCGCGCACGCCGACCGCAGCCGGGACCGGCACGCGCTGCGCGCCGACATGAGCGCGAGCGGCGCGCGGCTGCGGAACTTCACCAGCCTTCACTGGTACGAGGACACCGACGGCCGCATCGACGTCGACCAGCTGCCCGTGCACCCCGAGGCGGACGTCTACCTCTGCGGGCCGGTCCCGTTCATGCAGGCCGTCCGGGCCGGCCTGCACCTGCGCGGCGTCCCGGACGAGCGGATCCGCTACGAGGTGTTCGGTTCCGAGCAGTGGCGCCCGGCCCCCGTGCCCGCGGCGGCCTGAGCCCTCGCGCCGGAGAACAACGGGATCCGGGGAAGCTGGTCATCGGAAGTCGGAGCGGTCCACCCGGGCCGCCCGGCGCCGGTACTCCTGCGCCTTGCCGGGCCAGTTCGTGACCACCCGCCCGGAGGCGGTGCGGTACCAGCTCTGACAACCCGTCCAGACGCTTCCGGCGAGACGGGACTGGATCTCGGCGTCGTAGCCGGCGGCGCGCTCCGCCCGTACCTCCAATGGTTTGTCGCCGTGGGCGACCAGACGCACCGCCTGCGCGATGTATCGGGCCTGGACCTCGTGGAAGTAGATCACCGAGGTGTTGCCGGTGTTCGTGTTCGGGCCGTAGACCAGGAACATGTTCGGGAAGCCGGGCACCGTCATGCCGAGGTACGCGTGCGCGCCCGCCCGCCACGCCTCGGCCAGCTCGGCGCCGTCGCGGCCGGTGATCCGCATCGGCACCAGGAACTCGGTGGCCGCGAACCCGGTGCCGTAGACCAGCACGTCACACGGATGATCGACGCCGTCGGCGGTCCGGATCCCGTCCTCGGTCACCGCGATGATCTTCTCGGTCACCAGGTCGACGTCCGGGCGGGCCAGCGCCGGGTACCACGCGTTGGTGAACAGGATCCGCTTGCAGCCCATCGGCTCGTCCGGAGTGACCTGGGCGCGCAGCCGCGGGTCACGCACCTGGATCCGGCGCTGGAGGTGCGAGGCGGCCCGCACCAGCGGCGCGGTGACCCGGTTGCCGGTCACCGCGGCGCCGGCCACCAGGGTGAGCAGCCAGGTACCGGCGCGCGAGGCCCGCATGAGCGGCGGCACCCGCCGGTACGCGCCGTGGCGCAGCCGGCCGTACCGGCGGTCCGGCTTCGGCAGCGTCCACGGCGGGGTCCGCTGGAAGACGGTGACGTGCGCGGCCCGCCCGGCGATCGCCGGCACCAGCTGGATGGCGCTGGCCCCGGTGCCGATCACCGCGATCCGCCGCCCGTCGACGGGCACGTCCGGGCGCCAGTGCGCGGTGTGCAGGGCGACGCCGCGGAAGTCCGCGGCGCCCGGCAGCGACGGGATCGACGGCCGGGACAGCTGGCCGACCGCCGGGATCAGCACGTCGGCCACGATCCGCTCGCCGCCGGCGAGAGTGACCGTCCAGCGGCGGCCGTCCCAGTCCGCGCCGGTGACCTCGGTGCCGAACCGGATCCGCCCCATGATCCCGTGCCGGGTGGCGCAGCGCTCCAGGTAGTCGAGGATCTCCCGGTGCGGCGGGTACCGGCGGCTCCAGGCGGGGTTCTGCGCGAACGAGTACGAGTAGAGCGGCGCCGGGATGTCGCAGGCACACCCCGGATAGGTGTTGTCCCGCCACACCCCGCCGATCCGGTCCGCCTTCTCCAGGATCGTCACGTCGTGGCGACTGTCCTTGATCAGCTCGATCGCGGCCGCGATGCCGCCGAATCCGGCGCCGATGATGACGATTCTGGTCATGGCCGTGGTCCGATGGTCAGGGTGAGCGCGGCAGGGGCGTGCGCGGGGACGACGGGGTGACGCGGCTTCACCGGATTCAGGGCGACATATCCGTTCCTGGGTCGTGGGTCCTCGTCGCCCTTGTTCGGCCACAGCGCGACCGCCCGCTCGGCCAGCGCCGTGATCGTCAGCGACGGGTTCACCCCGAGATTGGCCGCCACCACCGAACCGTCGATCACATGCAGCCCCTCGTGGCCGAACAACCGCTGATAGGGATCCACCACCCCGGTCTCCGGGTCGGCGCCGATCGCGCAGCCGCCGATGAAGTGCCCGGTCACCGGCCGCCCGGCCAGCTCGGTCATCGCGCCGGTCGGCACACCGTCCACCTTCTCGGCGACCCGCCGGGCGACGTCGT is part of the Actinoplanes missouriensis 431 genome and encodes:
- a CDS encoding RrF2 family transcriptional regulator yields the protein MRLNRSTDIGLRILMLAATRDDLLTIDELADSLAVPRSHLAKVVQRLQHRGLLDTVRGRGGGVRLAAAAADAPVGRLVRDLEGETEVVDCQGEPACPLSGGCRLRGALRVAQEAFYASLDPLTIGDLAAPPVRQTLLTLGRYRGD
- a CDS encoding FAD-binding oxidoreductase yields the protein MLSASSAPVIEATLPVVGEHLEAISGVFYETMIGENPELLNLFSRSAQATGEQRSALSGAVAAYAAHLIGQGPRGAAFEHVVDRIAHRHCALGIRPEQYTMVGRYLLRAVGTVLGDAVTPEVGAAWDEVYWLFAAQLIGREARLYAEAGVDGVDPWREYVVANTIAEAHDTVSFVLTPADGGPAPDFMPGQYVTVNAELPGDGRQLRQYSLSQAATGGTLRITVRRVPGGAVSGLLHDHVKPGDTLRLSQPYGDLVLRPGDAPLLLISAGVGITPMAAILEHVARTQPTREVVAAHADRSRDRHALRADMSASGARLRNFTSLHWYEDTDGRIDVDQLPVHPEADVYLCGPVPFMQAVRAGLHLRGVPDERIRYEVFGSEQWRPAPVPAAA
- a CDS encoding flavin-containing monooxygenase; the protein is MTRIVIIGAGFGGIAAAIELIKDSRHDVTILEKADRIGGVWRDNTYPGCACDIPAPLYSYSFAQNPAWSRRYPPHREILDYLERCATRHGIMGRIRFGTEVTGADWDGRRWTVTLAGGERIVADVLIPAVGQLSRPSIPSLPGAADFRGVALHTAHWRPDVPVDGRRIAVIGTGASAIQLVPAIAGRAAHVTVFQRTPPWTLPKPDRRYGRLRHGAYRRVPPLMRASRAGTWLLTLVAGAAVTGNRVTAPLVRAASHLQRRIQVRDPRLRAQVTPDEPMGCKRILFTNAWYPALARPDVDLVTEKIIAVTEDGIRTADGVDHPCDVLVYGTGFAATEFLVPMRITGRDGAELAEAWRAGAHAYLGMTVPGFPNMFLVYGPNTNTGNTSVIYFHEVQARYIAQAVRLVAHGDKPLEVRAERAAGYDAEIQSRLAGSVWTGCQSWYRTASGRVVTNWPGKAQEYRRRAARVDRSDFR